The Micromonospora sp. M71_S20 genome has a window encoding:
- a CDS encoding zinc metalloprotease, giving the protein MHRRPIFRLAVLTATAATFLASGGAYGAVSAAPVTVSPGVAECEPDAHGHGAARLAEGATAQEPELYAKNEANAYGVIKDAPRLANGSVTVPTVFHMISDHPLTAAETTRWNTLIAAQMKVLNDSFAGRTAANASDTPFRFDLVDTTWTVNSAWYTVVPGKNERDMKKALHTGDSETLNVYAANIGGGLLGWAYFPKGYNNGRDYIDGVVMLDESMPGGTAGKYALGDTLTHEVGHWLMLEHTFAHGCSAAGDFVADTPREAAPQFNCPVGADTCTAPGLDPIHNFMDYTQDSCMNMFTAGQADRMSDAWVAFRAGGAG; this is encoded by the coding sequence ATGCACAGGAGACCGATCTTCCGACTTGCGGTCCTCACCGCCACCGCCGCGACGTTCCTGGCGTCCGGTGGCGCCTACGGCGCGGTATCGGCGGCCCCCGTGACCGTCTCCCCGGGTGTCGCCGAGTGCGAGCCGGACGCCCACGGGCACGGCGCGGCCCGGCTCGCCGAGGGCGCCACCGCCCAGGAGCCGGAGCTGTACGCCAAGAACGAGGCGAACGCCTACGGCGTCATCAAGGACGCCCCGCGTCTGGCCAACGGCAGCGTCACCGTGCCGACGGTCTTCCACATGATCTCCGACCACCCCCTGACCGCAGCCGAGACGACCAGGTGGAACACCCTGATCGCGGCGCAGATGAAGGTGCTCAACGACTCGTTCGCGGGCCGCACCGCCGCCAACGCCTCCGACACGCCGTTCCGGTTCGACCTGGTCGACACGACGTGGACGGTCAACAGCGCCTGGTACACCGTCGTGCCCGGCAAGAACGAGCGCGACATGAAGAAGGCGCTGCACACCGGCGACTCCGAGACCCTCAACGTGTACGCGGCCAACATCGGCGGCGGCCTGCTCGGCTGGGCGTACTTCCCGAAGGGCTACAACAACGGCCGCGACTACATCGACGGCGTGGTGATGCTCGACGAGTCCATGCCGGGCGGCACGGCGGGCAAGTACGCCCTCGGCGACACGCTGACGCACGAGGTCGGGCACTGGCTGATGCTGGAGCACACCTTCGCGCACGGCTGCTCCGCCGCCGGCGACTTCGTCGCGGACACCCCGCGCGAGGCGGCCCCGCAGTTCAACTGCCCGGTGGGCGCGGACACCTGCACCGCACCCGGGCTGGACCCGATCCACAACTTCATGGACTACACGCAGGACTCCTGCATGAACATGTT
- a CDS encoding dihydrofolate reductase family protein, with protein MGGVYTEASMSLDGYIAAPGDTGFDQLFQWYENGDVAIGTTKPEMTFRTSQASAGHLRRTLDDTGALVVGRRLFDLVGGWDGRHPMGTPVVVVTHHVPDGWPRPGAPFTFVTDGIEAAVAQARELAGDRWVGVNGGSIARQCLAAGLLDEIRVNLVPVLLGDGVPFFDHVRDAPVELSDPTVVEGDRVTHLYYRVRRP; from the coding sequence GACGGCTACATCGCCGCCCCGGGCGACACCGGCTTCGACCAGCTCTTCCAGTGGTACGAGAACGGCGACGTCGCCATCGGAACCACCAAGCCGGAGATGACGTTCCGCACCTCGCAGGCGAGCGCCGGCCACCTGCGGCGCACGCTGGACGACACCGGCGCCCTGGTCGTCGGCCGCCGGCTGTTCGACCTCGTCGGCGGCTGGGACGGCCGGCACCCCATGGGCACGCCGGTCGTGGTCGTCACCCACCACGTGCCGGACGGCTGGCCCCGGCCGGGCGCGCCGTTCACCTTCGTCACCGACGGCATCGAGGCCGCCGTCGCGCAGGCCCGCGAGCTGGCCGGCGACCGCTGGGTGGGGGTCAACGGAGGCAGCATCGCCCGCCAGTGCCTGGCGGCCGGGCTGCTCGACGAGATCCGGGTCAACCTGGTGCCGGTCCTGCTCGGCGACGGCGTGCCGTTCTTCGACCACGTCCGCGACGCCCCCGTCGAGCTGTCGGACCCGACGGTCGTCGAGGGCGACCGGGTCACCCACCTCTACTACCGGGTCCGCCGCCCGTAG